One genomic region from Melioribacteraceae bacterium 4301-Me encodes:
- a CDS encoding AAA family ATPase → MMYDQAQKLRRIFANSVQNSVFPKKIISITSGKGGTGKTFLSVNLAHLFAKENKRVLLIDFDLNLASAEILMNHNTEKNIVDFFNNEILLEELIQKNNENLDVIFANSGTSNFYYPTETQINFFCNQLKERINDYDYIIIDTGAGVSPYTLNILERSDFIFFVITPEPTSVMDAYVLIKYFYRKKRINNFAVITNKVDSEIEGLETHNKLQSALTNFLKIKVPLLGCINLSSQVHQSLVHQEILVESSCDSKTAIELQNIKEKVEKFVQLYNSSQPNI, encoded by the coding sequence ATGATGTACGACCAAGCACAAAAGCTAAGAAGGATATTTGCTAATTCTGTTCAAAATTCTGTTTTTCCCAAAAAAATTATATCAATTACTTCAGGCAAAGGCGGTACTGGAAAAACTTTTCTTTCTGTTAATCTTGCTCATTTATTTGCAAAGGAAAACAAAAGGGTACTGCTAATTGATTTTGATCTTAACTTGGCAAGCGCTGAAATTTTAATGAATCACAATACTGAAAAAAATATTGTTGATTTTTTTAACAACGAAATTCTTTTAGAAGAATTAATACAAAAAAATAATGAAAACCTTGATGTTATTTTTGCAAATTCCGGCACTTCAAATTTTTATTACCCCACAGAAACACAAATAAATTTTTTCTGCAATCAATTAAAAGAAAGAATTAATGATTATGATTATATAATAATTGATACTGGTGCAGGGGTTAGTCCATACACACTCAACATTTTAGAAAGGTCTGATTTTATCTTTTTTGTAATTACTCCAGAACCTACAAGTGTAATGGATGCTTATGTTTTAATTAAATATTTCTATCGTAAAAAAAGAATTAATAACTTTGCTGTAATTACAAATAAAGTGGATAGTGAAATTGAAGGATTAGAAACGCATAATAAACTTCAATCGGCATTAACAAACTTTTTAAAAATTAAAGTCCCGCTACTGGGCTGCATTAATTTATCCTCTCAGGTTCATCAATCGTTAGTTCATCAAGAAATATTAGTTGAAAGCTCTTGCGATAGTAAGACCGCAATAGAACTCCAGAACATAAAAGAGAAGGTTGAGAAATTTGTTCAACTGTATAATAGTAGCCAGCCTAATATTTAG
- a CDS encoding sigma-70 family RNA polymerase sigma factor — protein sequence MDNNFLWNKYKTTHSPEVKKEIILNYVNLVHYVIHNTKLINYGIFEDRDYFQYGIEGLSEAIDRFNPDYGTKFETYAIQRIRGKIIDEIRKVNAKQRVYQSENLNDIYSQLSLNSAFNAEESCQLYEVIPDNVETPDKILESNEIKEELKKQLKALNERDRLIITLYYYEGLNYKEIAKVLGITVSRVSQVHTKIINTLKKKLAYMNV from the coding sequence ATGGATAACAATTTTTTGTGGAATAAGTATAAAACCACACATTCTCCAGAGGTTAAAAAAGAAATTATACTTAATTATGTTAACCTCGTCCATTACGTAATTCATAACACAAAGTTAATTAATTATGGAATTTTTGAAGACCGAGATTATTTTCAGTATGGGATTGAAGGATTAAGCGAAGCAATTGACAGATTTAATCCAGATTATGGGACTAAATTTGAGACTTACGCAATTCAAAGAATTCGTGGTAAAATTATTGATGAAATACGCAAGGTCAATGCCAAACAAAGAGTTTATCAATCTGAAAATCTAAATGATATTTATTCTCAGCTTTCGCTTAATTCTGCCTTTAACGCAGAGGAATCTTGTCAACTCTATGAGGTAATTCCAGATAATGTAGAGACGCCCGATAAAATTCTTGAAAGCAATGAAATAAAAGAAGAACTAAAGAAACAGTTAAAGGCACTTAACGAGAGGGACAGGTTAATAATTACTTTATATTATTATGAAGGACTCAATTACAAGGAAATAGCAAAGGTACTGGGGATTACTGTATCGAGAGTTTCACAAGTTCATACAAAAATAATTAATACATTGAAGAAAAAATTGGCATACATGAATGTATAA
- a CDS encoding HDOD domain-containing protein, translating into MYKQGPEIKQENLNSQPRGKKPDISLIRNLPAIPTIMIEINNLLDNPLTSVNELANIINKDQGLTAKILKIANSPLYGLPRKVSTIEFAIVVLGFDHIRDIVIAITIIETFNKRKKDEMNLRKYWIHSLMVAGVSKKIAEEFSYGNPNEVFTAGLLHDLGISIIQRYYEEEYKKISGLITENKYNSLYAENITLGFTHQEVGELLLEKWNLPLTLCEAVANHHFPSESKNNKLVSSFIHLADYITNKLQLGDYMWDDHFELDEQVLSILGFDNHKKLESYIESLEDKIKLQFENIII; encoded by the coding sequence ATGTATAAACAAGGACCTGAAATAAAACAAGAAAATTTGAATTCACAGCCTCGTGGAAAGAAGCCGGATATTAGTCTAATACGAAACTTACCGGCAATTCCTACTATAATGATTGAGATAAATAACCTTTTAGATAATCCTTTAACCAGCGTTAATGAGTTAGCTAATATTATAAACAAAGATCAAGGTTTAACAGCCAAGATTTTGAAAATTGCCAACTCTCCACTTTATGGTCTTCCGCGAAAAGTTTCTACTATTGAATTTGCTATTGTTGTACTGGGCTTCGACCACATTAGGGATATTGTGATTGCTATAACAATTATTGAAACATTTAATAAAAGAAAAAAAGACGAAATGAATCTTAGGAAATATTGGATACACTCGCTAATGGTAGCTGGTGTTTCTAAAAAAATTGCAGAAGAATTTAGTTATGGCAATCCTAATGAAGTTTTTACTGCTGGCTTGCTGCATGATTTGGGTATTTCAATTATTCAAAGGTATTATGAGGAAGAGTATAAAAAAATAAGTGGACTAATAACTGAAAATAAATATAATAGCCTTTATGCAGAAAATATAACTCTTGGTTTTACACATCAAGAAGTTGGTGAACTGTTATTGGAAAAATGGAATTTGCCATTGACTTTATGCGAGGCAGTAGCAAATCATCACTTCCCTTCTGAATCAAAGAATAATAAACTAGTTAGTTCTTTTATTCATTTGGCTGACTATATAACAAATAAACTGCAGCTTGGTGATTATATGTGGGATGACCATTTTGAATTAGATGAGCAAGTTTTGTCAATCTTAGGTTTTGATAATCATAAAAAATTGGAAAGTTATATCGAGAGCCTTGAAGATAAAATTAAATTACAATTTGAAAACATAATTATATAA